Proteins encoded together in one Vibrio lentus window:
- a CDS encoding L-serine ammonia-lyase: MLSIFDIYKIGVGPSSSHTNGPMIAGFNFTQRIESVLDQVTRIQIDLYGSLSLTGIGHHTDRATLLGLLGNRPDTIKITSANLAMRKAIEDKSLLVSGNHEIHFDVDSDLLFHKTNLPLHENGMTISAFNANDERLDMETYYSIGGGFIATADELQNGKQEAETQVEFPFTSADQLLELSEQQGLSLGGLILRNEVSFQDMDVIDQKADQIWKVMSLCMQRGFDTEGILDGGLEVTRRAPALLKKLEANASIENDPMEIMDWINLFAFAVSEENAAGGQVVTSPTNGAAGVIPAVLMYYHRFIKELDTKQLKDFLAVSGAIGILYKTNASISGAEVGCQGEVGVSSSMAAAGLTALRGGSNEQICIAAEIAMEHSLGMTCDPIGGLVQVPCIERNAMGAMKAINASRMALKRTSKCLISLDKVIETMYQTGKDMNKKYRETSLGGLAVIHMAPPCE; this comes from the coding sequence ATGCTGTCTATTTTTGACATTTACAAAATCGGGGTTGGGCCTTCCAGCTCCCATACAAATGGACCAATGATCGCTGGGTTTAATTTTACCCAAAGAATTGAATCGGTACTTGATCAAGTTACCCGCATTCAAATAGACCTATACGGCTCATTGTCACTAACAGGTATTGGCCACCACACCGATCGTGCAACCCTATTAGGTCTTCTTGGTAACCGCCCTGACACCATCAAAATCACCAGTGCGAATTTAGCAATGCGTAAAGCGATTGAAGACAAGTCGCTATTGGTGAGCGGCAACCATGAAATTCACTTCGACGTAGACAGCGACTTACTGTTTCATAAAACCAACCTACCACTTCACGAAAATGGCATGACTATCTCAGCCTTTAACGCGAATGATGAACGGTTGGACATGGAAACATACTACTCTATCGGTGGTGGTTTCATTGCAACCGCTGATGAACTGCAAAATGGCAAGCAGGAAGCAGAAACACAAGTTGAATTCCCTTTTACTTCTGCCGACCAATTGCTTGAATTGTCTGAACAACAAGGGCTTAGCCTTGGTGGCTTAATCCTGCGTAATGAAGTGTCTTTCCAAGACATGGATGTGATTGACCAAAAAGCTGACCAAATTTGGAAGGTAATGTCTCTGTGTATGCAGCGTGGTTTTGATACTGAAGGTATTCTTGATGGCGGACTAGAAGTCACCCGTCGAGCGCCAGCTCTTTTGAAAAAGCTGGAAGCGAATGCTTCGATTGAAAATGATCCAATGGAGATCATGGATTGGATTAACCTGTTTGCCTTCGCCGTGAGTGAAGAAAACGCAGCGGGTGGTCAGGTTGTGACATCACCAACTAACGGTGCTGCTGGCGTTATTCCTGCGGTATTGATGTACTACCATCGCTTCATCAAAGAGCTAGACACCAAGCAGTTAAAAGACTTTTTAGCAGTATCTGGCGCTATTGGCATCTTGTACAAAACCAACGCTTCGATTTCTGGTGCTGAAGTGGGTTGTCAGGGCGAAGTTGGCGTATCTTCTTCAATGGCAGCGGCTGGCCTAACCGCCCTACGCGGTGGCAGCAACGAGCAAATCTGTATTGCAGCTGAGATCGCAATGGAGCACTCACTTGGCATGACATGTGATCCAATCGGCGGGCTTGTTCAAGTACCGTGTATTGAACGTAATGCTATGGGCGCGATGAAAGCAATCAATGCATCACGTATGGCGCTGAAACGCACAAGCAAGTGCCTTATCTCGTTAGACAAGGTTATCGAAACCATGTACCAAACGGGTAAAGACATGAACAAGAAGTACCGTGAAACATCTTTAGGTGGCTTGGCCGTGATCCACATGGCGCCACCTTGTGAGTAA
- a CDS encoding YdcF family protein — protein sequence MSINHLLIVLGKRLNENKLTDEGISRVDALVEYLMVDANQQTAVAFCGGVTQGQNTSEADAMHQYFRKLESQREAPFMLGAILLEQLSTNTVENIQNLASEMIASGLFTRGQSVKVTFVSNDYHLQRIFEIQSLMDEQGLLKVLVDRCSALGVDLQIDHQLEDHVAVPYPHQGPQGQLFLLMDVLTTYRVYLEGVVAGSFERDLESVRKEPERLSIEALVKARGWIESSPRFDIVDTLIPVLERCILQTPVGSDIEKAREYLALLDTNLTFLNRYLDPEQDKTQRWWR from the coding sequence ATGAGCATTAATCACCTCCTTATTGTGCTGGGTAAGCGACTTAATGAGAATAAATTGACTGATGAGGGAATCAGTCGTGTTGATGCTTTAGTTGAGTATTTAATGGTGGACGCGAATCAGCAAACTGCGGTCGCATTTTGTGGTGGGGTTACGCAAGGGCAAAACACCTCCGAAGCTGATGCAATGCACCAATATTTTCGTAAGCTTGAAAGTCAGCGCGAAGCTCCGTTTATGTTAGGTGCTATCTTACTTGAGCAGCTTTCGACAAACACGGTCGAGAACATCCAGAATTTGGCTTCAGAAATGATTGCAAGCGGGCTGTTTACTCGTGGGCAGAGCGTCAAAGTAACTTTCGTTTCGAATGACTACCATTTACAACGTATTTTCGAGATTCAATCGCTGATGGATGAGCAAGGTCTGCTTAAAGTGCTTGTTGACAGGTGTTCCGCGCTTGGTGTGGATTTGCAAATAGATCATCAGTTAGAGGATCATGTCGCGGTGCCATATCCTCATCAAGGCCCTCAAGGGCAATTGTTTTTGCTCATGGATGTACTGACCACTTATCGAGTTTATCTCGAAGGTGTCGTGGCAGGGTCTTTTGAGCGAGATCTAGAATCCGTAAGGAAAGAACCAGAAAGGTTATCGATTGAAGCGTTAGTGAAAGCGAGAGGTTGGATAGAATCATCTCCCCGTTTTGATATTGTGGATACACTCATTCCGGTATTGGAGCGTTGTATTCTTCAAACTCCAGTTGGTTCAGATATAGAAAAAGCCAGGGAGTATCTAGCTTTACTAGACACAAACCTGACTTTCTTAAATCGATATTTAGACCCAGAGCAAGATAAGACTCAACGCTGGTGGCGATAA
- a CDS encoding putative hemolysin, which translates to MKKIGLMAVFAVVLGGCANDYAEYSEGQRVSVANPAAVYCVQQDGELDTVTENNQRTTYCVFDDGERIEQWEYYRNNHEQEAEK; encoded by the coding sequence ATGAAGAAAATTGGTTTGATGGCTGTATTTGCCGTTGTATTAGGCGGTTGTGCAAACGACTATGCAGAATATAGCGAAGGCCAACGTGTTTCAGTCGCTAACCCAGCTGCGGTTTATTGTGTTCAACAAGATGGCGAATTAGATACGGTGACTGAAAACAATCAACGTACCACTTACTGTGTATTCGATGACGGTGAGCGCATTGAACAGTGGGAGTACTACCGCAATAACCACGAGCAAGAAGCTGAAAAGTAA
- a CDS encoding NUDIX hydrolase: MRHLKTTIHPDIDHLDNKTVYKRNAARAIVLDGENILMLYTERYHDYTIPGGGLDEGEDVIAGMVRELEEETGAKNIHSIKPFGIFEEFRPWYKDDADMMHMISYCYSCKIDRELGETAYEDYEVKNGMKPVWMNIHEAIAHNEKTMAESPKKGMSIERETFLLHLIAKEML, encoded by the coding sequence ATGAGACATCTAAAAACCACAATTCACCCTGATATCGATCACCTAGACAATAAAACCGTATACAAGCGTAACGCTGCCCGTGCAATTGTCTTAGATGGTGAAAACATTCTGATGCTGTACACCGAGCGCTATCACGATTACACCATTCCTGGTGGTGGTTTGGATGAAGGTGAAGATGTGATTGCTGGTATGGTTCGTGAACTCGAAGAAGAAACCGGTGCAAAGAACATTCATAGCATCAAGCCGTTCGGCATTTTTGAAGAGTTTCGTCCTTGGTATAAAGACGACGCAGATATGATGCACATGATCTCTTACTGCTACTCATGCAAGATCGATCGTGAGCTTGGTGAAACGGCTTACGAAGATTATGAAGTGAAAAATGGGATGAAACCGGTTTGGATGAATATCCATGAAGCGATTGCCCATAATGAAAAGACCATGGCCGAGAGCCCGAAAAAGGGCATGAGTATTGAGCGTGAAACCTTCTTACTGCATTTGATTGCCAAAGAGATGCTTTAG